From Citricoccus sp. SGAir0253, a single genomic window includes:
- a CDS encoding DUF6350 family protein — MTARNRALRPLPLPLWIQGAIEVFLAAIVSAILVVVPLVGIWSTGGFASTQVDFVAQLGGQAWLAMHGVPLHLTLEAGPSTADTLTGTFWFLPWGLVLLPLGLGWRAGRRLARASYRDQIWQPLAGGAGTYALFCLVTALLVPNGMVAINPFWATVVPTLLMVGALLAGARREAGSWERLIGVDAADRIASLSQSKRWAGSYAWSVVRAGVVGLVASFALAAALLAVQVGLHWADIARVYQQLDAGIWGGATLTAVQLGVMPNLAAWTLAWSSGAGFALGAGSTVSPLLTAVGPQPAIPVLAAAPVGLDPAWSWLFLLLPVVGGFFAGWWLLREGENHLDEWLALKIEARWASLTVSTLALGLLVALATALLSVVPFALSGGSLGVGRLAEIGPHAGAAAGLLGLLVGFGAVLGYLVSPWWERDRLVLPEHWHEDEDEDEGAEAADHEADGGERGDAAADHGEATGRAGHGAPRRGGLRRRRRD; from the coding sequence ATGACTGCTCGCAACCGCGCCCTGAGACCGCTGCCGCTGCCCCTGTGGATCCAGGGGGCGATCGAGGTCTTCCTCGCCGCCATCGTCTCGGCCATCCTCGTGGTGGTCCCGCTCGTGGGCATCTGGTCCACGGGCGGCTTCGCCTCCACCCAGGTGGACTTCGTGGCCCAGCTCGGAGGCCAGGCCTGGCTGGCCATGCACGGGGTGCCGCTGCACCTGACCCTGGAGGCCGGACCGAGCACGGCGGACACGCTCACCGGCACGTTCTGGTTCCTGCCGTGGGGACTGGTGCTGCTGCCGCTGGGCCTGGGCTGGCGGGCCGGGCGGCGCCTGGCCCGCGCCTCCTACCGGGACCAGATCTGGCAGCCGCTCGCCGGCGGTGCCGGCACCTACGCCCTGTTCTGCCTGGTCACCGCCCTGCTGGTGCCGAACGGCATGGTGGCCATCAACCCGTTCTGGGCGACCGTGGTCCCGACCCTGCTCATGGTCGGGGCCCTGCTGGCCGGCGCGCGGCGCGAGGCCGGCTCGTGGGAGCGGCTGATCGGCGTGGACGCCGCGGACCGGATCGCCTCCCTGTCCCAGTCCAAGCGCTGGGCCGGGTCCTACGCGTGGTCCGTGGTGCGGGCCGGCGTCGTGGGCCTGGTGGCCTCCTTCGCCCTCGCCGCGGCGCTGCTCGCCGTCCAGGTGGGACTGCACTGGGCGGACATCGCCCGGGTGTACCAGCAGCTGGACGCCGGGATCTGGGGCGGGGCCACCCTGACCGCGGTCCAGCTCGGCGTGATGCCGAACCTCGCGGCGTGGACCCTGGCGTGGTCGTCCGGCGCCGGGTTCGCCCTGGGCGCGGGCTCCACGGTGTCCCCGCTGCTCACCGCGGTGGGCCCGCAGCCGGCCATCCCGGTGCTCGCCGCCGCGCCGGTCGGCCTGGACCCGGCCTGGTCCTGGCTGTTCCTGCTGCTGCCCGTGGTCGGCGGGTTCTTCGCCGGCTGGTGGCTGCTGCGCGAGGGGGAGAACCACCTGGACGAGTGGCTCGCCCTGAAGATCGAGGCCCGCTGGGCCTCCCTCACCGTCTCCACCCTGGCCCTGGGCCTGCTGGTGGCCCTGGCCACGGCCCTGCTGTCCGTGGTGCCCTTCGCCCTCTCCGGCGGCTCGCTCGGGGTGGGCCGGCTGGCCGAGATCGGCCCGCACGCCGGGGCCGCCGCGGGGCTGCTGGGCCTGCTGGTGGGCTTCGGGGCGGTGCTGGGCTACCTCGTCTCCCCGTGGTGGGAGCGCGACCGCCTGGTCCTGCCGGAGCACTGGCACGAGGACGAGGACGAGGACGAGGGCGCGGAGGCGGCCGATCACGAGGCGGACGGCGGCGAGCGCGGCGACGCCGCGGCGGACCACGGGGAGGCCACCGGGCGGGCCGGCCACGGCGCCCCGCGTCGCGGTGGCCTCCGCCGCCGGCGCCGCGACTGA
- a CDS encoding glycosyltransferase family 1 protein, which translates to MRVAIVAESFLPHMNGVTHSILQVIRHLRGRGDEVLVIAPSSSWMDDEAPAEVEGYPVHRLPSIPMTGYTSVRVAAGTVNRVRRILADFAPDVVHIASPFVLGWRAVQAAHALGLPSVCIYQTEVPNYAARYGFPWLEEVLWQHVERIHDLATLTVAPSTFCVDQLHARGVQRVHLWRRGVDTGRFHPSRRDEALRAELAPHGERLIGFVGRLASEKQVEDLAVLTDLPGTRLVIIGSGPLEESLVRRLPGAHFAGFQGGEDLARHVASLDLFVHPGESETFCQTIQEAMASGVPVVAVGRGGPLDLVDPSRTGWLYRPGDLAGLRDRVRDLVYDDVKRRAFAEAAFRSVQGRTWPVLCEQLVGYYERAVRVRTRQNQVFVRTYLEQGTGWDGWLVQR; encoded by the coding sequence GTGAGAGTCGCCATCGTCGCAGAGTCCTTCCTCCCGCACATGAACGGCGTGACCCACTCGATCCTCCAGGTCATCCGCCACCTGCGCGGCCGCGGTGACGAGGTGCTCGTCATCGCCCCCTCCTCGTCCTGGATGGACGACGAGGCCCCGGCCGAGGTGGAGGGCTACCCCGTGCACCGGCTGCCCTCGATCCCCATGACCGGCTACACGAGCGTCCGGGTGGCCGCCGGCACCGTGAACCGGGTGCGCCGCATCCTCGCGGACTTCGCCCCCGACGTGGTGCACATCGCCTCCCCCTTCGTGCTGGGGTGGCGCGCGGTCCAGGCCGCCCACGCGCTCGGCCTGCCCAGCGTGTGCATCTACCAGACGGAGGTGCCCAACTACGCGGCCCGCTACGGCTTCCCCTGGCTCGAGGAGGTGCTCTGGCAGCACGTGGAGCGCATCCACGACCTCGCCACGCTCACCGTGGCGCCCTCCACCTTCTGCGTGGACCAGCTGCACGCCCGCGGTGTCCAGCGGGTGCACCTGTGGCGCCGCGGCGTGGACACCGGCCGGTTCCACCCCTCCCGCCGCGACGAGGCGCTGCGGGCCGAGCTGGCCCCGCACGGCGAGCGCCTCATCGGCTTCGTGGGCCGGCTGGCCTCCGAGAAGCAGGTCGAGGACCTCGCCGTGCTCACGGACCTGCCCGGAACGCGCCTGGTCATCATCGGCTCCGGCCCCCTCGAGGAGTCCCTCGTCCGCCGCCTGCCCGGCGCCCACTTCGCCGGCTTCCAGGGCGGGGAGGACCTGGCCCGCCACGTGGCCAGCCTGGACCTGTTCGTCCACCCCGGGGAGTCGGAGACCTTCTGCCAGACCATCCAGGAGGCCATGGCCTCGGGGGTGCCCGTGGTGGCCGTGGGCCGCGGCGGCCCACTGGACCTCGTGGACCCCTCCCGCACCGGCTGGCTCTACCGCCCCGGGGACCTGGCGGGCCTCCGGGACCGCGTCCGGGACCTCGTCTACGACGACGTCAAGCGCCGCGCCTTCGCCGAGGCCGCCTTCCGGTCCGTCCAGGGCCGCACGTGGCCCGTGCTGTGCGAGCAGCTGGTGGGCTACTACGAGCGCGCCGTCCGGGTCCGCACCCGGCAGAACCAGGTCTTCGTGCGCACCTACCTGGAGCAGGGCACCGGCTGGGACGGCTGGCTGGTCCAGCGCTGA
- a CDS encoding aldo/keto reductase yields MTLTQDLSSARPLAGRTVRPVGLGCMNLNHGYSGFPAEEDAVALVHAALDAGVDHVDTATLYGGGRNEELVGRALGSRRAEVFLASKCGLTGDPGRPVDGRPETIRRQVEASLRRLGTDFIDLYYLHRLDPRVPVEDSAGALADLVRAGLIGAYGLSEVSGATLERAHAVHPVAAVQNEYSLWTRNPEWGLLQACRRTGTTLVAFSPLGRGFLAGTLADPAALPEGDMRHAMPRFAPENYPANLALLGPFRAEAERLGTTPAALAIAWVLAQGPEVLAIPGTTSATHLAEDLAAEHVVLSAEDVARLDAIINHGTVRGHRYSARQQASIDTEDAPAG; encoded by the coding sequence ATGACGCTCACCCAGGACCTGTCCTCCGCCCGCCCGCTGGCCGGCCGCACCGTGCGGCCCGTGGGGCTGGGGTGCATGAACCTCAACCACGGCTACTCGGGCTTCCCGGCCGAGGAGGACGCGGTGGCGCTCGTCCACGCGGCCCTGGACGCCGGCGTGGACCACGTCGACACCGCGACCCTCTACGGCGGAGGGCGCAACGAGGAACTGGTGGGGCGGGCGCTGGGCTCCCGGCGCGCCGAGGTGTTCCTGGCGTCCAAGTGCGGGCTCACGGGCGATCCCGGCCGGCCGGTGGACGGGCGCCCGGAGACGATCCGCCGGCAGGTGGAGGCCTCGCTGCGCCGGCTCGGCACGGACTTCATCGACCTGTACTACCTGCACCGGCTGGACCCGCGGGTCCCCGTGGAGGACAGCGCCGGGGCCCTGGCCGACCTGGTGCGGGCCGGACTGATCGGCGCCTACGGGCTGTCCGAGGTCTCCGGCGCCACCCTGGAGCGGGCGCACGCGGTGCACCCGGTGGCGGCGGTGCAGAACGAGTACTCCCTGTGGACGCGCAACCCGGAGTGGGGCCTGCTGCAGGCCTGCCGCCGCACCGGCACCACGCTCGTGGCCTTCTCCCCGCTCGGCCGCGGCTTCCTCGCCGGCACCCTGGCCGATCCCGCCGCGCTGCCGGAGGGGGACATGCGCCACGCCATGCCGCGCTTCGCCCCGGAGAACTACCCCGCGAACCTGGCCCTGCTCGGCCCCTTCCGCGCCGAGGCCGAGCGCCTGGGCACCACCCCGGCCGCGCTCGCCATCGCCTGGGTGCTCGCGCAGGGGCCGGAGGTGCTCGCCATCCCCGGCACGACGTCGGCCACGCACCTCGCGGAGGACCTCGCCGCCGAGCACGTGGTCCTGTCCGCGGAGGACGTGGCCCGGCTGGACGCGATCATCAACCACGGCACCGTGCGCGGGCACCGCTACTCGGCCCGGCAGCAGGCCTCGATCGACACGGAGGACGCGCCCGCCGGCTGA
- the gdhA gene encoding NADP-specific glutamate dehydrogenase: MEKGLENLRDEVFRRNPGESEFHQAVTEVFEALGPVVNRHPEYVESGILRRMCEPERQIIFRVPWVDDAGHVQINRGFRVEFNSALGPYKGGLRFHPSVYLGIIKFLGFEQIFKNALTGMPIGGGKGGSDFNPAGRSDAEVMRFCQSFMTELYRHIGEYTDVPAGDIGVGTREIGYLFGQYKRITNRFESGVLTGKGISWGGSLVRPEATGYGAVMFVDQMLRTHGKSMDGQTVLVSGSGNVALNAIAKSQQLGATVLTASDSSGYVVDEDGIDLDLLREIKEVRRGRIAEYAEARGGRSRFVAGGSVWDVPGTVAIPSATQNELDDKAALTLIDNGLVALAEGANMPSTQKATEHLINAGVLFGPGKAANAGGVATSALEMQQNASRDTWSFEYTHDKLEQIMTDLHDRCLETADAYGTPGNYVVGANIAGFVKVADAMLAQGVI, encoded by the coding sequence ATGGAAAAGGGTCTGGAGAACCTGCGGGACGAAGTGTTCCGCCGCAACCCCGGCGAGAGTGAATTCCACCAGGCCGTGACCGAGGTCTTCGAGGCCCTGGGGCCCGTGGTCAACCGCCACCCCGAATACGTCGAGTCCGGCATCCTGCGCCGCATGTGCGAGCCGGAGCGCCAGATCATCTTCCGCGTGCCGTGGGTGGACGACGCCGGCCACGTGCAGATCAACCGCGGGTTCCGCGTCGAGTTCAACTCGGCCCTGGGTCCGTACAAGGGCGGGCTGCGGTTCCACCCCTCCGTGTACCTGGGCATCATCAAGTTCCTGGGCTTCGAGCAGATCTTCAAGAACGCCCTGACCGGCATGCCGATCGGCGGCGGCAAGGGCGGCTCGGACTTCAACCCGGCCGGCCGCTCCGACGCGGAGGTCATGCGCTTCTGCCAGTCCTTCATGACCGAGCTCTACCGCCACATCGGCGAGTACACGGACGTGCCGGCCGGCGACATCGGCGTGGGCACCCGGGAGATCGGCTACCTGTTCGGCCAGTACAAGCGCATCACCAACCGCTTCGAGTCCGGCGTGCTGACCGGCAAGGGCATCTCCTGGGGCGGCTCCCTGGTCCGCCCGGAGGCCACCGGCTACGGCGCCGTGATGTTCGTGGACCAGATGCTGCGCACCCACGGCAAGTCCATGGACGGCCAGACCGTCCTGGTCTCCGGCTCCGGCAACGTGGCGCTCAACGCGATCGCCAAGTCCCAGCAGCTCGGCGCCACCGTCCTGACCGCCTCGGACTCCTCCGGCTACGTGGTGGACGAGGACGGGATCGACCTGGACCTGCTGCGCGAGATCAAGGAGGTCCGGCGCGGCCGGATCGCCGAGTACGCCGAGGCCCGCGGCGGCCGGTCCCGCTTCGTGGCCGGCGGCAGCGTGTGGGACGTGCCGGGCACCGTGGCCATCCCCTCGGCCACCCAGAACGAGCTGGACGACAAGGCCGCCCTGACCCTGATCGACAACGGCCTGGTGGCCCTGGCGGAGGGCGCCAACATGCCCTCCACCCAGAAGGCCACGGAGCACCTGATCAACGCCGGCGTCCTGTTCGGCCCGGGCAAGGCGGCCAACGCCGGCGGCGTGGCCACCTCCGCCCTGGAGATGCAGCAGAACGCCAGCCGGGACACCTGGAGCTTCGAGTACACCCACGACAAGCTCGAGCAGATCATGACCGACCTGCACGACCGCTGCCTGGAGACCGCCGACGCGTACGGCACTCCGGGCAACTACGTGGTCGGTGCCAACATCGCCGGCTTCGTGAAGGTGGCCGACGCGATGCTCGCCCAGGGCGTCATCTGA
- a CDS encoding spermidine synthase — translation MTVPGAPTGRSVQLAASGERARIVPDEHDDGWVLEIGGMVQSHVDLADPTRIRYEYLRRMANVLDAAWAPGLPVRVLHLGAGALTLPRYVQATRPGSAQAVVDLDRELPSLITAELPLPAGTELDVVIGDAREALARLPAGGFDAVVLDIHTAVDAAAHLTGEGFYAELLDRLGPGGVLLVNIGDDAGLRFLAREARALESAADRAGLPGAWALADATLVERRQAGNVVLAVGQDLGAGDPEALRAGLLAAGPHPAAVLDPSALAALAAAIG, via the coding sequence CTGACGGTGCCCGGGGCGCCGACCGGCCGCAGCGTCCAGCTCGCCGCCTCCGGCGAGCGCGCCCGGATCGTCCCGGACGAGCACGACGACGGCTGGGTGCTGGAGATCGGCGGCATGGTCCAGTCCCACGTGGACCTGGCCGACCCCACGCGCATCCGGTACGAGTACCTGCGCCGGATGGCCAACGTCCTCGACGCGGCCTGGGCGCCCGGGCTGCCCGTCCGCGTCCTGCACCTGGGGGCCGGCGCGCTGACCCTGCCCCGCTACGTCCAGGCCACCCGGCCCGGCTCCGCCCAGGCGGTGGTGGACCTCGACCGGGAGCTGCCCTCGCTCATCACCGCCGAGCTGCCGCTGCCGGCGGGCACGGAGCTGGACGTGGTCATCGGCGACGCCCGCGAGGCGCTCGCCCGGCTGCCCGCGGGGGGCTTCGACGCCGTCGTGCTGGACATCCACACGGCGGTGGACGCGGCCGCGCACCTGACGGGGGAGGGATTCTACGCCGAGCTGCTGGACCGGCTCGGCCCCGGCGGGGTGCTCCTGGTCAACATCGGCGACGACGCCGGGCTGCGCTTCCTGGCCCGCGAGGCCCGCGCCCTGGAGTCCGCGGCCGACCGGGCGGGGCTGCCGGGGGCGTGGGCGCTGGCCGACGCCACCCTGGTGGAGCGGCGGCAGGCCGGCAACGTGGTGCTGGCCGTCGGGCAGGACCTGGGGGCGGGCGACCCGGAGGCGCTGCGCGCGGGGCTGCTGGCCGCCGGGCCGCACCCGGCCGCCGTGCTGGACCCGTCGGCGCTCGCCGCCCTGGCCGCCGCGATCGGCTGA
- a CDS encoding thioesterase family protein, producing the protein MAAEQATAPGPTRPVTGTIEDRPDGGGPGVRVEVPLRWGDMDAYGHVNNVRVASILEEARILAFGVPAGTGRPGAPAPMSLLDGVPDSVQVLISEHRIRYRRPLEYRTVPATVWVWVAAAKGASIEVAYSVRDGVDGAECVTAGTTMVFVDAATGRPVRLSEDQRETLTRLGRD; encoded by the coding sequence ATGGCCGCTGAGCAGGCGACGGCGCCCGGCCCCACGCGGCCGGTGACCGGGACCATCGAGGACCGTCCCGACGGCGGCGGCCCCGGCGTGCGCGTGGAGGTCCCCCTGCGCTGGGGGGACATGGACGCCTACGGCCACGTGAACAACGTCCGGGTGGCCTCCATCCTCGAGGAGGCCCGCATCCTGGCGTTCGGCGTGCCGGCGGGCACCGGCCGCCCGGGGGCCCCGGCGCCGATGTCCCTGCTCGACGGGGTGCCCGACTCCGTGCAGGTGCTGATCTCGGAGCACCGCATCCGCTACCGCCGGCCCCTGGAGTACCGCACCGTCCCGGCCACCGTGTGGGTCTGGGTGGCCGCCGCCAAGGGCGCCTCGATCGAGGTCGCCTACTCCGTGCGGGACGGCGTGGACGGCGCGGAGTGCGTCACCGCCGGCACCACCATGGTGTTCGTGGACGCCGCCACGGGACGCCCCGTGCGGCTGAGCGAGGACCAGCGCGAGACCCTGACCCGGCTCGGGCGGGACTGA
- a CDS encoding App1 family protein, which translates to MAERNPASPPAPDAPPSPLLEDREPLVTEHVATLLQDRWHRLRRSAAIRAGHQPTLMSFTGYGTTGWIRVFSRVVMAPDEAFENGRRLSKVVEDGMRGWHNFTSPPVPYARVRVMAGGRTFTVRADRGGVVDAVVEVEMEPGWQTVTLESDGSEPTTSDVYIVEDGVSTGVVSDIDDTVVVTYLPRPMLAAWNSFVLDEHARTPTPGMSVMLHRLLEQHPASPVVYLSTGAWNVAQTLSRFLSRNLYPFGPLLLTSWGPTEDRWFRSGMEHKVTQLDRLAREFPGVRWLLIGDDGQHDPEIYADFARRHPEKVRAIVIRQLTPSQALLAGGRATDTRDTTPGVPWCYGPDGASLARQLEELGILDAERAAAVPLTWPRNARDTGVDPEPEDALEGTADGVGAAGRRPPEGLAEARTAGDAVGHGR; encoded by the coding sequence ATGGCCGAACGGAACCCCGCCTCCCCGCCTGCCCCGGACGCCCCGCCGTCCCCGCTGCTCGAGGACCGGGAGCCCCTGGTCACCGAGCACGTGGCCACCCTGCTGCAGGACCGCTGGCACCGGCTGCGGCGCTCCGCGGCGATCAGGGCCGGCCACCAGCCCACGCTGATGTCCTTCACCGGCTACGGCACCACGGGATGGATCCGCGTGTTCTCCCGCGTGGTGATGGCCCCGGACGAGGCGTTCGAGAACGGCCGCCGGCTGTCCAAGGTCGTCGAGGACGGGATGCGCGGCTGGCACAACTTCACCTCCCCGCCCGTGCCCTACGCCCGGGTGCGGGTGATGGCCGGCGGGCGCACCTTCACCGTGCGCGCCGACCGCGGTGGCGTGGTGGACGCCGTCGTCGAGGTGGAGATGGAGCCGGGCTGGCAGACCGTCACCCTGGAGTCCGACGGCAGCGAGCCGACCACCTCGGACGTGTACATCGTGGAGGACGGGGTGAGCACCGGCGTCGTCTCGGACATCGACGACACCGTGGTGGTCACCTACCTGCCGCGGCCGATGCTCGCCGCGTGGAACTCCTTCGTGCTGGACGAGCACGCCCGCACGCCGACCCCGGGCATGTCGGTCATGCTGCACCGGCTGCTGGAGCAGCACCCCGCCTCCCCGGTGGTCTACCTGTCCACCGGCGCGTGGAACGTGGCCCAGACCCTGTCCCGGTTCCTCTCCCGCAACCTCTACCCGTTCGGCCCGCTGCTGCTGACCAGCTGGGGCCCCACCGAGGACCGGTGGTTCCGCTCCGGCATGGAGCACAAGGTCACCCAGCTGGACCGGCTCGCCCGCGAGTTCCCCGGGGTGCGGTGGCTGCTGATCGGCGACGACGGCCAGCACGATCCCGAGATCTACGCCGACTTCGCCCGCCGGCACCCGGAGAAAGTGCGGGCGATCGTCATCCGCCAGCTGACGCCGTCGCAGGCCCTGCTGGCCGGTGGCCGGGCCACGGACACCCGGGACACGACCCCCGGGGTGCCGTGGTGCTACGGGCCGGACGGCGCCTCGCTGGCCCGCCAGCTCGAGGAGCTCGGCATCCTCGACGCCGAGCGCGCCGCCGCCGTGCCACTGACGTGGCCCCGCAACGCCCGGGACACCGGCGTGGACCCCGAGCCGGAGGACGCCCTGGAGGGCACGGCCGACGGGGTGGGCGCGGCGGGCCGCCGCCCGCCCGAGGGCCTGGCCGAGGCGCGCACGGCGGGGGACGCGGTGGGCCATGGCCGCTGA
- a CDS encoding MFS transporter, protein MTAPSAPVAAAAPPMGHREILEALTGILAGFFAAMLSINIVVTALPVIVHHLGGDQIQYSWVLTGTLLANAATTPIWGKLADLVDKKRLIQLTLLIFIAGSVVAGAAPDMNWLIAGRVIQGIGVGGLGALSMAIMGAIIAPRERGRYAGYMGAVMATATAAGPLLGGLIVDTIGWRWTFWVGVPLAVLAMVVIAKTLRIVHVGRPVHIDWWGATVLALATCLLLVWVSFAGNPVYFAWLSWQSAAFLGSVVALAVLFLWLESRSVEPVMNLRIFRNRTTVLAIVASVSVAVLMFSLPAYLGLYFQNGRGLEPTQSGLLTLPLILGNLIGSVTTGQLITRYGRWKPYLVAGSVVAVAATAWLGLVDATTSYWLIGTKLLLVGLGLGMVIQNVVLAVQNTVTVMEIGASSAAVTFFRTVGGAIGNSVLGSLMAIQLLGAGTPGQVADTYANGSGALFALAAVIALPAVFAVSAIREVPLRRTV, encoded by the coding sequence GTGACCGCACCGTCCGCGCCGGTGGCCGCCGCGGCCCCGCCGATGGGCCACCGCGAGATCCTCGAGGCCCTCACCGGCATCCTGGCCGGGTTCTTCGCGGCCATGCTCTCCATCAACATCGTGGTGACCGCGCTGCCGGTCATCGTCCACCACCTCGGCGGGGACCAGATCCAGTACTCCTGGGTCCTCACCGGCACGCTGCTGGCCAACGCCGCGACCACGCCCATCTGGGGCAAGCTCGCGGACCTGGTGGACAAGAAGCGGCTGATCCAGCTCACGCTGCTGATCTTCATCGCCGGGTCCGTGGTGGCCGGGGCCGCCCCGGACATGAACTGGCTGATCGCCGGCCGCGTGATCCAGGGGATCGGCGTCGGCGGGCTCGGGGCACTGTCCATGGCCATCATGGGCGCGATCATCGCCCCGCGCGAGCGCGGCCGCTACGCCGGGTACATGGGCGCCGTGATGGCCACCGCCACGGCCGCCGGGCCGCTGCTCGGCGGGCTGATCGTGGACACCATCGGCTGGCGGTGGACCTTCTGGGTGGGCGTGCCGCTGGCCGTGCTGGCCATGGTGGTGATCGCCAAGACGCTGAGGATCGTGCACGTGGGCCGCCCCGTGCACATCGACTGGTGGGGCGCCACCGTCCTGGCGCTGGCCACGTGCCTGCTGCTCGTCTGGGTCTCGTTCGCGGGCAATCCCGTGTACTTCGCCTGGCTGTCCTGGCAGTCCGCGGCGTTCCTGGGCTCCGTGGTGGCGCTCGCGGTCCTGTTCCTGTGGCTGGAGTCCCGCTCCGTGGAGCCCGTCATGAACCTGCGGATCTTCCGCAACCGCACCACCGTGCTGGCCATCGTGGCCTCGGTCAGCGTGGCCGTGCTGATGTTCTCGCTGCCGGCCTACCTCGGCCTGTACTTCCAGAACGGCCGCGGCCTGGAGCCCACGCAGTCCGGGCTGCTCACGCTGCCGCTCATCCTCGGCAACCTCATCGGCTCCGTCACCACCGGCCAGCTGATCACCCGGTACGGGCGGTGGAAGCCCTACCTCGTGGCCGGTTCCGTGGTGGCCGTGGCCGCCACGGCCTGGCTCGGCTTGGTGGACGCCACCACGTCCTACTGGCTCATCGGGACCAAGCTCCTCCTCGTGGGCCTGGGGCTCGGCATGGTCATCCAGAACGTCGTGCTCGCCGTGCAGAACACCGTGACCGTGATGGAGATCGGGGCCTCCTCGGCGGCCGTCACCTTCTTCCGCACCGTGGGCGGGGCGATCGGCAACTCGGTGCTCGGCTCCCTGATGGCCATCCAGCTGCTGGGGGCCGGGACACCGGGGCAGGTGGCGGACACCTACGCCAACGGCTCCGGGGCGCTGTTCGCGCTGGCCGCCGTCATCGCGCTGCCGGCCGTCTTCGCGGTCTCCGCCATCCGGGAGGTGCCCCTGCGCCGCACCGTGTGA
- a CDS encoding MarR family winged helix-turn-helix transcriptional regulator, translating to MADPSPSPVRPEHAPLSREVADDLLSVLQAFERVVRWGFRTQQHPDDPGPAAQATLFYLLRHEPARAKDIADWLGVGAAPMSRQLADLEAQGLVGRVPDPDDARAALTSLTDAGQEAVRELRARRVTVLQQALGGLADEEVRDFTGSMERMVEEFRRGLHAVKGARP from the coding sequence ATGGCCGATCCGAGCCCATCACCCGTCCGTCCCGAGCACGCCCCCCTCAGCCGGGAGGTGGCCGACGACCTGCTCTCCGTCCTGCAGGCGTTCGAGCGCGTGGTCCGCTGGGGCTTCCGCACCCAGCAGCACCCCGACGATCCCGGTCCCGCCGCCCAGGCCACGTTGTTCTACCTGCTGCGCCATGAGCCGGCCCGCGCCAAGGACATCGCCGACTGGCTCGGCGTCGGCGCGGCGCCGATGTCCCGGCAGCTGGCGGACCTGGAGGCCCAGGGCCTCGTGGGACGCGTCCCCGACCCGGACGACGCGCGGGCCGCGCTGACCAGCCTGACGGACGCCGGGCAGGAGGCCGTCCGCGAGTTGCGCGCCCGGCGCGTGACCGTCCTGCAGCAGGCGCTCGGCGGCCTCGCGGACGAGGAGGTGCGGGACTTCACCGGCTCCATGGAGCGCATGGTCGAGGAGTTCCGCCGGGGGCTGCACGCCGTGAAGGGGGCCCGCCCGTGA
- a CDS encoding inositol monophosphatase family protein, with translation MPSTVPSPAELRRVAVEAATACAPRLVRAFRSTPAEIDLGTKRNTHDLVTVHDRATEDELVRLLGRAVPGSRFTGEEGGARGADAAVEWIIDPIDGTANFAHGFAMFSVSVAAAVEGEVVAGVVLDPVNGLEFSADDAGAYLNGERFGAGPSDGSGTDGAPDVAGGAGSAPAPAPEHALNLVTSYPSAEALAVDGPAALERFGRLVDAYATVRRTVSGALELAYTAIGWADVTLGVDTNPWDVAVGQLLVRRAGGRYVARSYAAGADGGRGAHLAPCYVAVAPGRAAPTALGVLEETVAARRAAGHRRAGRETSPTLAG, from the coding sequence ATGCCGAGCACCGTCCCGTCCCCCGCCGAGCTGCGCCGCGTGGCGGTCGAGGCCGCCACCGCCTGCGCCCCGCGGCTGGTCCGCGCCTTCCGGTCCACCCCCGCCGAGATCGACCTGGGCACCAAGCGCAACACCCATGACCTCGTCACCGTCCACGACCGGGCCACCGAGGACGAGCTCGTCCGGTTGCTGGGCCGGGCGGTGCCGGGCAGCCGGTTCACCGGCGAGGAGGGCGGCGCGCGCGGTGCGGACGCGGCGGTGGAGTGGATCATCGACCCGATCGACGGCACCGCGAACTTCGCCCACGGCTTCGCCATGTTCTCCGTCTCCGTGGCCGCCGCCGTCGAGGGCGAGGTGGTGGCCGGCGTCGTGCTGGACCCGGTGAACGGCCTGGAGTTCTCCGCGGACGACGCGGGCGCGTACCTCAACGGCGAGCGGTTCGGCGCCGGGCCATCGGACGGGTCCGGGACGGACGGCGCCCCGGACGTGGCGGGCGGCGCCGGCAGCGCCCCCGCGCCGGCCCCCGAGCACGCGCTGAACCTCGTGACCTCCTACCCCTCGGCCGAGGCCCTCGCGGTGGACGGGCCGGCGGCCCTGGAGCGCTTCGGCCGGCTCGTGGACGCCTATGCCACCGTCCGGCGCACCGTCTCGGGGGCGCTCGAGCTGGCCTACACGGCGATCGGCTGGGCGGACGTGACCCTCGGGGTGGACACGAACCCCTGGGACGTGGCGGTGGGCCAGCTGCTCGTGCGCCGGGCGGGCGGTCGCTACGTGGCCCGGTCCTACGCCGCCGGGGCGGACGGGGGACGCGGCGCGCACCTGGCGCCGTGCTACGTCGCCGTGGCCCCTGGCCGCGCGGCCCCGACGGCGCTGGGTGTCCTGGAGGAGACGGTCGCCGCCCGCCGTGCGGCCGGCCACCGCCGCGCGGGCCGTGAGACGTCCCCCACACTGGCCGGATGA